TCTTCTCCGAGTCCGATGTCGTGTCGCTGCACTGCCCCCTGACGCCCGAGACCCGACGCCTCGTCTCGGCGCAGATGCTGGCGCGGATGAAGCCCGGCGCCTACTTGGTGAACGTTGCCCGCGGTCCAGTGGTCGACGAGGCGGCGCTGATCGCCGCGCTCGAGCGGGGGCACCTCGCCGGCGCGGCGCTCGACGTGTTCGAGGTCGAACCGTTGCCCGCCGACAGCCCGCTGCGCCGCTTCGACAACGTCATCCTCGGGGCCCACAACGGATCGAACACCGCCGAAGCGGTGGCCCGAACCAGCCGGCAGGCCGTCCACAACGCGCTGACCAGCCTCGGCCTCGCGTGAAGACCGTCGTCGTCACCGGCGCCCGCGGTGGTATCGGCGCGGCGGTCATCGAGCTGTTCAACGCGTCGGGGTGGCGCACGATCGGCGTCGACCGCTCGGCGCCCGGTGAGGATCACTCGGCGCGGTATCTGCAGAGCGACATCGCCGACGCCGACGGTCTCACGGCGCTGAGCGACGCGCTGCGCGAGGAAGACCGCATCGACGCGCTGGTCAACAACGCAGCCGTCATGATGGACAAGGACTTCGCCGACCTTTCGGTGGCGGACTGGGACGCCACCATGAACACCAACGTGCGGCCGGCGTTCGTGCTCACGCAGGCGCTGCTGCCCCAACTCGCCGCGGCGATCGGCGGCGTCGTCAACGTGGCGTCGGTGCACGCCATCGCCACCTCGCGCGGCGTAGCGGCCTACGCGGCGAGCAAAGGCGCACTCGTCGCCTTCACCCGCGCGACGTCGCTCGACCTGGCGTCGTTCGGTGTGCGGGTCAACGCCGTGTGCCCCGGGGCGACCGACACGCCGATGCTGCGCGGTGACCCCGCGGTGCGCCAGGCGCTCGTCGACCGCACGCCGCTGCGTCGCATCGCCGACCCCGTCGAAATCGCGCAGGCCGTGCTGTTCCTCGCCGACAGCGAACGATCGGGGTTCATCACCGGCCAGACGCTCGTCGTCGACGGCGGTGCCACGTCGCGGCTCAGCACCGAGTAGCCCGTTGCCGGGCACGACCGACCTCGTTGTCCTTCTCGGCACGCCGTGGTCGCGGTTGGCGTGGCAGAACACCCGCTGGCGCAGCGTCTTGCAGCAATGGGCTGGCGACGCACGCTTCACGACGGTCAGCGTCGTGGACTTTCCGTCGATGTCGCTGCGCAACCTCGTTCGCACCCGCGCCGAGCGCATCGACTCGTGGGACGACCGGGTCACCGCCCTCGCCGGGCGTGTGCCTGTCTACCGTGCGCCGTCGCCGCTCGACGCGCTGGCGTGGCGGATGACGGGCGCGGCGCTGACGGGCGCGTTGCCGGCGCAGGGCACGCGCCGAGTGGTGGTCGCAGCCACGCCGTTGTGGGCTCCCGTCTTGCGGTATCTCGACGCCGATCGTCGCGGGTTCGACGCCGTCGACGATTGGCGGGCACTCCCGGTGGCGGCGCGTGTCGGCGGTCACGTCCTGCGTGGCTATCGCGCGGCGGCACGCGCCGACGCGGTGACGACCGTGTCGCCGGAGCTGGCCGACCGCCTGCGGGCCGACTTCGGCATCGACGGGCGCCCCGTGCCCAACGGCGTCGACGTGGAGGCGTACACCGCGCCGCTGGGCGACGCACCGCCCGGACTACCCGAGGGGTCCTTTGCCGTGTACCTGGGCGTGGTGCAGCAGCGCGTCGACGTCGGGCTCCTCGCCGCCGCCCAGCAGGTCCTGCCCGTCGTCGTCGCCGGGCCGGCCGACGACGCCACGGCGCGGCAACTGCGTGACCTTGGCATCACGTGGCTCGGCCCCGTCGGCCCTGACGTCGTGCCCGCCCTGTTGCGGCGTGCCGCCGTCGGCCTGCTGCCGCATCACGTCAACGCGCTCACCACCAGCATGAGTCCGATGAAGGTGCTCGAGTACTTGGCGGCGGGTTTGCCTGTCGCGGCGACGCCGGTTCCCTTGACGGTCGCGTCCGATCGGATCGTGGTGGCGAGCGCTGCCGGCTACGGCGAAGCCGTGCGTGACGCGCTGGCGCACGGGCGACTGGACGCGCCCGATCCCGCGGTGCGTGCTTTCGGGTGGAACAGGGTGGCGGAAGCGCTCTTCTCCG
This region of Acidimicrobiales bacterium genomic DNA includes:
- a CDS encoding glycosyltransferase — its product is MPGTTDLVVLLGTPWSRLAWQNTRWRSVLQQWAGDARFTTVSVVDFPSMSLRNLVRTRAERIDSWDDRVTALAGRVPVYRAPSPLDALAWRMTGAALTGALPAQGTRRVVVAATPLWAPVLRYLDADRRGFDAVDDWRALPVAARVGGHVLRGYRAAARADAVTTVSPELADRLRADFGIDGRPVPNGVDVEAYTAPLGDAPPGLPEGSFAVYLGVVQQRVDVGLLAAAQQVLPVVVAGPADDATARQLRDLGITWLGPVGPDVVPALLRRAAVGLLPHHVNALTTSMSPMKVLEYLAAGLPVAATPVPLTVASDRIVVASAAGYGEAVRDALAHGRLDAPDPAVRAFGWNRVAEALFSAHVNGER
- a CDS encoding SDR family NAD(P)-dependent oxidoreductase — encoded protein: MKTVVVTGARGGIGAAVIELFNASGWRTIGVDRSAPGEDHSARYLQSDIADADGLTALSDALREEDRIDALVNNAAVMMDKDFADLSVADWDATMNTNVRPAFVLTQALLPQLAAAIGGVVNVASVHAIATSRGVAAYAASKGALVAFTRATSLDLASFGVRVNAVCPGATDTPMLRGDPAVRQALVDRTPLRRIADPVEIAQAVLFLADSERSGFITGQTLVVDGGATSRLSTE